The nucleotide window GGGAATGTCTGACAGATGCAATGCCTCTCTTCACAGCCCTTCATCCGTACATTAAATACCATCACCCAGTCCATCTTCACTACCTGGAAAAAAGCTATGCTACTACAATTTGTACATGATATAATTGCACTCAGCTATCCACTCTTCCTTTTGAAAACACCTGAAACCATATGGCATTACAGATATTTAATTGCAACACACGAGTTGCTAATATCTGTGTGGTTTATGCATAGTATATGTAGCTAGTATCTATGTACAAGTTCTCTGTGTAAGATTTaggcttaaataaataaataaatacataaatacaactATATTCACAGTTTGGGATCTGAATGTATTTAAATTATTACTGTAAGCCAGAGACTCTTACTTGCCTACCAAAATAGCcattctttccttgtctcttaAATTAGCAGAATCCAAATATTTAGAATACAGCTGCCCAGTCAAAAGACTACATTTTCCAGCCTCTTTTGCTCATGAGGTCATGTGACTAAGGCCTGGCCAATGAGACAGAAGAAGTGTTGAGAGGGACTCCTGGGAAACCTCCTTAGCTTAGGAAGAGTGTATGTGCTCTTCTCTGCCCTGTCCTCTGTTCTGTCTGAAACATGGATGGGATGACTGGAGATGTAGTCAGCACTGGTCGCTGAGGATAAAGGTGATGAGGGttgggaaataaaaagaaagcctggAACTCTGATGATTTCatccatttccctgatggtctgcCTCCAGACTTCTGTATAAGAATAGACTTGTCTTGTTTAAACTACTGATATTTGGACTTCAATTATATTTGATATAAATCAAAATTAAGTGATACACACAAATTCTTACATTTGCTACACTGTAGCAACCCTGCTTCTTATATGTTTCATTCCATCACTATCTATTATCTTACTAGTGGATTTGGTCTTCCCTGAGCCTCCTTATTCTCCCTGTCACATTTAGTCACATACTAACCTGGGTTCCAGGCACCAGGAATACCTTCAAGGTCCTGAAGTGTTGCACACCTGAACTTCCTTGTCCCAGATAAAGGGTTATCTTAGGGTAAGGAACAAAGAAGAGTTTATCCATTagatggactgctgctgctgctgctaagtcgcttcagtcgtgtccgactctgtgcgaccccacagatggcagcccactaggctcctccgtccctgggattctccaggcaagaacactggagtgggttgccatttcgttctccaatgcatgaaagtgaaaagtgaaagtgaagtcgctcaagttgtgcccgactcttagcgaccccatggactgcagcctaccaggctcctccatccctgcggttttccaggcaagagtactggagtggggtgccattgcctggacTATTTGGGCACAAATTGCTTTTCTGTTTCCTGCCCTCCTGGAaaccaacaagatggtaggacaGATAAGTGTGGGCTAAAATTTTCCAGAAGAACAGTGTACagtggggagagaaggaaaaatttaAACAAGGAGTATTCTGGAATTGGAGGATGATAAACAGGCTACTAAGACcagagaatgaagtaagtcattgGGAATTTAGACAGTGGATGTTTCTACCTCCTGGGTGGCATCCTTGTTGGACAGATTGCCTGAGATATTGTCTGATTCAAGCAACTCCACAATGCTATAGGGAGAACAGTCTTCCAGACCCAGCTTACTGCATAGCCAACCACAGAAGCCTTTCTCCATGTCCCGGGCAGCttgccaccaggcttcccaggaccatgagagctggaccacgGCCGCGTAGAGGCCCAGGGAAGAGGCCATGGCCATGATGAGCACTGGATAGAAGAGGATGAGGCAGGGGCAACAGGAGATCTTGTGCCAGAAGGTCCTCTCCTCGTTGTACACGAGAAAGATGTTGTACCAAGTGATGGTGCCATAGTAGAAAGAGACCacaaaggagaggaggaaaaccACAGGCAGGCAGACCAACGTCCAGAGGACCACGTGTGGCCCACGGTCTGCTCCCAGCTGGCAGGCCTTTCTGCATCCAGGCGTCGTTTCCCTTGACGATGCCTTGGGCTTAGTGAGTTCCTGCAGTTCCTTCTCTGTCAATGTGACATGGATGTCTACCATCTGCCCCTTTTTCTTTCCTCGGGTGATGGTCCCAGTTAATGTGACATAGCGGCTGTCCACAGGCACGTTCCACACACCTGCAGGGCACAAAGAGGCGAAAGTCAAGATCAGAAGAACAGACATTTCATCAGTGTTGGCCTCTGAGACTGGAGCCGAGTACAAGAAGGTCCTTTATTCTGGTCCCTGACACCATACGAAGTCAGTGATTTCACAGCAGATTCAATGAGTCTCCCTTGAGGGAAGGTTTAGTATTCCCATGATCAACTCTCCTGCCAGGGCCCTGCTAAGACTGTGAAGCAGGTTAAGCTTGTTTTTTATTATCTCTACTTCTCTGGCCTTCTATTATGTCTACAATATGGAAGGGAGTAAGAACTCTACCAAAGGTGCTTCTTCAGCATGATTGTATTTCTGGTTTGTAAGTGCTGTGAAAAtactgcaaaaaagcaaaatggctgtctggggaggccttacaaatagctgtgaaaagaagagaagtgaaaagccaaggagaaaaggaaagatataagcatctgaatgcagaattccaaagaatagcaagaagagataagaaagcctttctttagcgatcaatccaaagaaatagaggaaaacaacagaatgggaaagactagagatctcttcaagaaaattagagataccaagggaacatttcatgcaaagatggactcgataaaggacagaaatggtatggacctcacagaagcggaagatattaagaagaggtggcaagaatacacagaagaactgtacaaaaaagatcttcacaacccggataatcatgatggtgtgatcactcatctagagccagacatcctagaaggtgaagtcaagtgggccttagaaagcatcactacgaacaaagctagtggaggtgatagaattccagttgagctctttcaaatcctgaaagatgatgctgtgaaagtgctgcactcaatatgcccgcaaatttggaaaactcagcagtggccacaggactggaaaagggcagttttcattccaatcccaaagaaaggcaatgccaaagaatgctcaaactaccacacaattgcactcatctcacacgctagtaaagtaatgctcaaaattctccaagccaggcttcagcaatacgtgaaccatgaacttcctgatgttcaagctggttttagaaaaggcagaggaaccagagatcaaattgccaacatccgctggatcatggaaaaagcaagagagttccagaaaaaacatctatttctgctttattgactatgccaaagcttttgactgtgtggatcacaataaactgtgcaatattctgaaagagatgggcataccagaccacctgacctgcctgttgagaaatctatatgcaggtcaggaagcaacagttacaactggacatgggacaacagactggttccaaataggaaaaggagtacatcaaggctgtatattgtcaccctgcttatttaacttctatgcagagtacatcataagaaacgctggactggaagaagcacaagctggaatcaagattgccagaaatatcaaaaacctcagatatgcagatgataccacccttatggcagaaagtgaagaggaactaaaaagcctcttgctgaaagtgaaagaggagaatgaaaaagttggcctaaagctcaacattcagaaaatgaagatcatggcatccggtctcatcacttcatgggaaatagatggggaaacagtggaaactgtgtcagactttatttttgggggctccaaaatcactgcagatggtgactgcagccatgaaattaaaagacgcttactccttggaagaaaagttatgaccaacctagatagtatattcaaaagcagagacattgctttgccgactaagctctgtctagtcaaggctatggtttttccagtggtcatgtatggatgcgagagttggactgtgaaggcggctgagcaccgaagaactgatgcttttgaagtgtggtgttggagaagattcttgagagtcccttggactgcaaggagatccaacctgtccattctgaaggagatcagccctgggatttctttggaagaaatgatgctatagctgaaactctagtactttggccacctcatgcgaagagttgactcattggaaaagactttgatgctgggagggattggtggcaggaggagaaggggacgacagaggatgagatggctggatggcatcaccgactcgatggacgtgaatctgagtgaattctgggagttggtgatggacagggaggcctggtgtgctgcgattcatggggtcgcaaagagtcagacacgactgagcgactgaactgaactgagtatcagCTACTGTGTGTGAAGGTGGCACCGTGTATTCGTGTTATACTGATGGGCAGCCGACTCCTCTCCTTATTCCTACCCCCATACTTCTGAGAGAGGCCTCTTCATAAACTGGTCGACGTCCCAGCCTTCATATCCAagttgtgcacacacacaggcaccacacatacacacatgcacaccgcATACACATTCCCCAGCACCAATGCTCCACCAgtaccaccaccatccccaccaccagcagcatcactcccacccccaccaaacAGCCACTCTCTGGCAGGCCTGGGAGTGAGGCTGCAGGTCGTGAAAGTAAAGCATCCATGGTCCTTAGTACGTGAAGGCTTTTGGTCGGCAGCTCCCCAAGGCCCTGTGGACTTCTAGCCCCTGGCTGGATGAGGGACAGAATGGGGCCACCTCAAGAGCAAATGTCCCTTCCTCTGAGAGGCTGTGCGGTCTAGCCCTCCCCCGCTTCCCTCACTTGGTCACCTTCCTCCCTGTCACGGAGGTTTACTGGCTTTGGACCCTGTACCACTGTCACCTTTTATTATCTTTTGAAATCATCTTTTGTTTGCTGAGTTGTTTGCTATCGGTCTTCGCCTGACTGGAAGGTAAATGGCATGAGAGCAGCGACTCGGCTCATCCCGTTCACCATGGGCATATGTCTTGGGGATGACCCATACACACAGATAGATCTACCACGTCCGTCTATTGCTGCATAATGACACTTAATATAGACGTCCTGCAGTCTCCTTAGCAGCAACAAACATTTTTATAACTGCTTCCTTATCCACATGGGCATGTGGTAGATACTGAGAATTTCTAGGACATAAGCTATGCATATTTTGAATTTAATAGATATTGACATATTTCCCAAAAGCAGATACCTTTTCCACATTAGGTATATGAGAGTATATCCATTTCTTCACATTGATGTTAATATCTTTTACCTAATATTTTTGCCATCCATATAGGAAGTGAATATTATATAGTGAAGGAAAATTATAATTCATGATGTTATAATTCACATTTTCCTGATTATTATGAACGTCAACTACATGTATTAAATAGTTAGCCTGGTTGGCTTTTATTACTAATTTTTGTGTATAAATTGGTCTCTTCTATTATACTAGGAATTTCAAAAAAAGTAGAGTTTTCCTCCATATTACCTAGAAGAGAACCAcaataaatgctcagtaaatactgttGACTTGTTGGATGAAGACTGCAACATCGTGAGAAGAAATGTATCAGTAAGCAGTAGGTCAGGTCTGGCTTCTGGAAGATCCTCACTGGGCCTCCTCCCTGTGGCTTTAAGCAGGTGACCCCAGAGAGACTCACCATCATCCACAGGACAGTCTAGGAAatcatctccctcctcctctttagGCTGATCCCCACCTTCTGActccccaggctcctcatccaGTGTCTCACTCTCTGACAGGTAGATGATGATAGATTCTGGGCGggactctttcctcttctttttcctgcGCCCCATGGTGGATTCCCCATCGAGGACCAGAGCAGCCGCCATGGCTTTCCTCAGGGAGCTGTGGTGGGGGCTTGGGAGCTGACTCTGGCCTTCCCCCGGTGCTGGCTCTTCCATCCTCGTCTTCAAATCTAGCTGTTCCTTGTCAAGAGTTCAATCTCCCAGAGCAAACTCGTGACCCACAACATCACAGAGCTTCTTCCAGGGTGCTGCTGATGCAAAGGCGTTCCAGTGATGAGTTGCACTTGAAAGATAGGGAAACAAAGTCATCAACAGGGAACGAATAGAGATGGATAAGGGTTTAGGAAATGGTCCTCAACTTGGCAGACACCTTCCCctccatttatttctcacaaaacTTTATTTCGAGAGTAATATGGACATATGTTTACAACAATGAATcgtgaataaaattttatttgtgttgCTATATTTTGAGTTGCATGTATTATGTAAAACCCATCAATCTAGCTGGGGAATGCCAAGTATAAAGAAGTTGGGTGAAGAAGCCTTACAGACAGGTTAAGGACCATTCTTCCTTGCACCATAGATGGAGATTCCCATGGCTGGGACTAGCATTCCAGGCTTCTAGCTATTAAGCCAGACATTACAACCATACTCAAATGGTTGAATGCAACTTTGAGCAAGTAGTGCCACTCAACACTGGCACCACTTCACCAACCATGCCTTCCCTGGTATTCTATAAAGAAGACACTCATCTCCTAGTTTCTTGTTAGCCCAAGATCCCAGAATTGTTGGGGTCTGTTCTAGCACCTTTTGAAGACCAGTGGAAAGAATGCACACATTTCActcttttcactttctctcctcttctattCTTCAGGTAAAAAGTGGGAGAGAGGAGAGTCTATACaacatcttttaaagaaaaaacagatcgGCCTGTGTTCTTGGCACATGAGTCATAAAGGGGAAAGTAGTGTTTTGAGTGCTATTGCTAAAGAGGTGCCAATTAGCAAGTATCCAGCTagtggcatttaaaaaattcttcttaaCAAAATTGTTATTACATggggttggtgcaaaagtaattgagGTTCAAAAGTAACTGCGGTTGACttatgcaggaggtgcaagagatgtgggtttgatccctgggtcaggaagattccctggagaaagaaatggcaacccactccaggattctagcctggagaattccatggacagaggagtctggcaagctacagttcatgggaacacaaagagtcggacatgattgagcgactatcactttcactttttttcaccaaccacaattactttttaaCCTctattacttttgcaccaacaaTTACTATTGCACCAACCTCAATTAATTTTGCATCAACTGCAATTACTATTACTTTTCTATCAATCACAATTACTTTTGAACTGCacttacttttgcaccaaccacaattacttttgcatttcaatcaCTTTGGCACCAAACGCAATTATTTTTGCAACCTAATATTATGGAAAGTTTCAAATatgtaaaaggagaaaatttttaTTAGGGAAAGTGGCAAACCTTTACAGAAGCAAAAAGAATAATTTGAATGAAACTTCACTGTACCTCTCACCCAATTTCAACAATAAGCAAAATACCAGTAGCCAACTTTGTTTCATTTCCtcatattatttaaaaacattagaTATCATTTCAGGAGTCACCACAGgtggggttcagtccttgggttaggaagatccccaggcataggaaatggcaacttactcgaTTATTTTTGCCtagaagattccatggactgaggatcctggcggactacagtccatggggccacaaagagtcagataacgactgagcaactgaacacacacacatgatattGTGATTATCTTTTTTCAAAAAGAGAGTCCTTATACGTAAGAGATATATGCTGAAACAGTTACATCtggtggatcatcgaaaaagcaagagagttccagaaaagcatctatttctgctttattaaatatgccaaagcctttgactgtgtggatcacaataaactgtggaaaattctcaaagagatggtaataccagaccacctgatctgcctcctgagaaacttgtatgcaggtcaagaagcaacagttagaactggacatgggacaacagactggttccaaattgagaaaggagtacatcaaggctgtatattgtcaccctgcttatttaacttatatgcagaatacatcacgtgaaatgccaggctggatgaagcacaagctggaatcaagattacaggggaaaatatcaataacctcagatatgcagatgacaccacccctatagttaaagcaaagaagaattaaagagcctcttgatgaaagtgaaagaggagagtgaaaaagttggcttaaaactcaacattcagaaaacttaagatcatggcatctggtcccatcacttcatggcaaatagaaggagagacaatggaaaaagtgaaagactttatttttgggggctccaaaatcactgcatatagtgactgcagccatgaaattaaaagacgcttgctccttggaagaaaagctatgaccaatctagacagcatattaaaaagcagagacattactttgccaacaaaggtccatctagtcaaagctatggtttttccagtagtcacgtatggatgtgagagttgggttataaagaaagctgagcaccgaagaattgatattttaaactgttggagaacactcttgagagttccttggattgcaaggagatccaaccagtcaatcctaaaggaaatcagtcctgaatattcactggaagactgatgctgatgctgaaactctaatactttggtcacctaattcgaagaactgactcatttgaaaagactctgatggttggaaagactgaaggtgggaggagaaggggacgacaggatgagatggttggatggcatcactgactcaacagacatgagtttgagtaagctccaggagttggtgatggacagggaggcctggcgtgctgcagtccatagggtcgcagagttggacacaactgagcgactgaactgaactgaagagataaagcaagaaaaaaattctctttttccAAGGTttcaaataatagaaataagagaAGAGACAGGATTCTGCTCTTTTTCCTGCATGGTAGGCTTCGCCCATCCACCACCACCCCTAGTCCAAAGATTATGAACGAATGTGAAACTGCAGACTGTTAACCTCAATCCACCATGAGCTCTGAATCCTCAGTCATTCTGAGGTAGGGGGAATAGGTTTTAAATCATATACTACTCAAACTCTGGAACTTAAAGCATAAACTACTGATTTTAAGCCATCTTTGAAAGAAATTCTCCAAGTAATTCTTAAATGCATCCACAACTTTTTCCCATCTTCGTTGGTACCACTGTggtctatgaggccatcatctcTTACTACGGTTCTAAAAATGCTCCTTATCTTCTGGCTTCTATTCTTGCTGTCTTGCAATCAATTCTCCACTTAGCAGTTAGAAAggtcttttaaaaacatacataaaatcgggccattttctgtttaaaatcctCCAGTGACTTCCCATtggtataaaatgaaatttaaacttGTCCTGTGGCCTAAAGACCTGTGGATCTGGCCCCTCTCTGTCCTGCCATCCTAGCCTACACCATCTCCTTCACATACTTCAATCAATCACTCTAGCTGCCTATGTACTCCTCcagagttttattaaaagaaaaccaATAGCTCTAAAGCAGTCAATAAACAACCAAATACTCACAAGACCacaaaatgaacttatct belongs to Capra hircus breed San Clemente chromosome 2, ASM170441v1, whole genome shotgun sequence and includes:
- the TMEM169 gene encoding transmembrane protein 169 gives rise to the protein MEEPAPGEGQSQLPSPHHSSLRKAMAAALVLDGESTMGRRKKKRKESRPESIIIYLSESETLDEEPGESEGGDQPKEEEGDDFLDCPVDDGVWNVPVDSRYVTLTGTITRGKKKGQMVDIHVTLTEKELQELTKPKASSRETTPGCRKACQLGADRGPHVVLWTLVCLPVVFLLSFVVSFYYGTITWYNIFLVYNEERTFWHKISCCPCLILFYPVLIMAMASSLGLYAAVVQLSWSWEAWWQAARDMEKGFCGWLCSKLGLEDCSPYSIVELLESDNISGNLSNKDATQEVETSTV